One window of the Lytechinus pictus isolate F3 Inbred chromosome 5, Lp3.0, whole genome shotgun sequence genome contains the following:
- the LOC129260386 gene encoding large ribosomal subunit protein mL54-like translates to MQIFPGDFSFVNTISQCNSRSIRHEMAAFLCRNCASLFSKGGLKYEVLNRFPTSLGDISPIYIPCVGYAKKAAKGGAKGAKAERLYDILEVNTDPKYLATHCAGSNFFKEGTDVKLKADEEYPDWLWSLNTGKAKPLDELDQDTPQYWRRLRKMHMKRNNRLAKGKKF, encoded by the exons ATGCAGATATTTCCAGGTGATTTTTCCTTCGTGAACACCATTTCTCAATGCAACTCGAGATCGATCCGTCACGAAATGGCTGCATTTCTGTGTCGCAACTGTGCTTCTTTATTTAGTAAAGGAGGCTTGAAGTATGAAGTTCTGAATCGTTTTCCAACCTCACTTGGAGATATTTCACCGATATATATTCCATGCGTAGGATATGCAAAGAAAGCAG CCAAAGGAGGTGCCAAGGGTGCTAAAGCTGAGCGTCTGTACGACATCCTTGAAGTGAACACGGACCCCAAGTACCTTGCCACTCATTGTGCAGGCTCAAATTTTTTTAAGGAAGGCACAGATGTCAAGCTGAAAGCAGATGAGGAATACCCAGATTGGTTGTGGTCTTTGAACACTGGAAAGGCCAAGCCTCTGGACGAATTGGATCAAGATACCCCACAGTATTGGAGGAGATTGAGGAAGATGCATATGAAAAGGAACAATAGACTTGCCAAAGGAAAGAAGTTCTAG
- the LOC129262258 gene encoding stabilizer of axonemal microtubules 2-like: MTKRCICEICTCGRHRCPHRPKGPQKANGPCTISEYSNKYKAYPGNGMRENFKPKPQMLKSGDPISDATTNRLDYIPHEVERPAMHVPEQFKPKEGDIDHLTSYTKDYPHRKAQPAKSYRGNQTRAVSPGAFKGTPTYVDDYRKWNLPQKEQLKDHHAYIPPNAAFDGLSTFTRDFPAKRAAMRHSMKPNDEAKVSTTPFDDKTSHRMTYIPHAAQPKFVPAKPQYKKNPHKFEGLSTFQRDFNAKQGYVPESCKPSNTPLRSDQPFDDNTTFRQSYQKWDLARPYQHVPEAWVKPGGQIDLNTTHNLAFPAHKVQPALPVRPHSGRHGQNVPFDDRTQYNQDFKKWNSVPTRRGDPSQRPYERPSVPFEGMSHYQTNYLAKHAHPAKSMAPDNVANLSSEPFDDRTNYKAEYIPKEFSPCPAVDLNKSGFHYADVDNRGHQIWLKNQTNGSMQTMQKTPPQQLNIDQPTLA; the protein is encoded by the exons ATGACGAAGCGTTGTATATGCGAGATCTGCACGTGCgg ACGACATCGCTGTCCCCATCGGCCAAAGGGTCCTCAGAAGGCCAATGGACCCTGCACCATCTCTGAATACTCCAACAAGTACAAAGCATATCCAGGCAATGGAATGCGGGAAAATTTCAAGCCCAAGCCCCAAATGTTGAAGAGTGGCGATCCTATATCCGATGCGACAACAAACAG GCTTGATTATATCCCGCATGAAGTTGAAAGACCGGCCATGCATGTCCCAGAACAGTTCAAACCAAAAGAGGGTGACATAGACCACCTGACGTCCTACACTAAAGACTACCCTCATCGGAAAGCACAACCTGCCAAGAGTTACCGTGGCAACCAAACTAGGGCTGTATCTCCTGGTGCATTTAAGGGAACCCCAACATATGTTG ATGACTACAGGAAGTGGAATCTTCCTCAAAAGGAACAGCTGAAGGATCATCATGCTTACATCCCACCCAATGCAGCTTTCGACGGTCTCTCTACATTCACCAGGGACTTTCCTGCTAAAAGGGCAGCAATGAGACACAGTATGAAACCAAATGATGAGGCAAAGGTATCAACTACTCCATTTGATGACAAGACATCGCATCGCATGACATACATCCCTCATGCAGCACAACCCAAGTTCGTTCCTGCCAAGCCCCAGTATAAGAAGAATCCTCACAAGTTCGAAGGCTTGTCGACTTTCCAGAGGGACTTTAACGCGAAGCAGGGGTACGTCCCAGAAAGCTGCAAACCAAGCAACACACCATTAAGGTCTGATCAGCCATTTGATGACAACACTACATTTAGGCAGTCCTACCAGAAGTGGGATCTGGCACGTCCTTACCAACATGTCCCCGAGGCATGGGTGAAACCTGGTGGCCAAATAGACTTGAACACCACACATAACCTTGCATTCCCGGCACACAAGGTCCAACCCGCCCTCCCGGTCCGCCCACACTCTGGCCGTCACGGACAAAATGTCCCCTTCGATGACAGAACCCAGTACAATCAAGACTTTAAGAAATGGAATAGCGTACCAACAAGGCGAGGAGACCCAAGTCAGCGGCCGTACGAGAGACCATCGGTTCCATTTGAGGGTATGTCTCACTACCAGACAAACTACCTGGCAAAACATGCACATCCAGCAAAGAGCATGGCTCCTGACAACGTTGCAAATTTAAGCTCAGAGCCCTTTGATGACCGTACCAACTACAAGGCTGAGTACATCCCCAAGGAGTTCTCTCCGTGTCCAGCAGTAGACCTGAATAAGAGCGGATTCCATTATGCCGATGTCGATAATAGGGGTCATCAGATTTGGTTGAAGAATCAAACCAATGGATCCATGCAGACAATGCAGAAAACACCACCCCAGCAACTCAATATCGATCAGCCAACGCTTGCATGA